The uncultured Dysgonomonas sp. genome contains the following window.
GTCATGGAGGGGACAATGGGCTAGCATCTACGTTTTGGTTCCGCGATGGAAAATACATCCGCTTAAAATCAGCACAATTCGGATATACCATTCCTCGTAAAATTTTGGCTAAAGTCGGAATTGAGAATCTGAGGCTTTTTGTAGAAGGTTCTAATATATTCACCATTTCAGGACTTCCTGATGGTATCGACCCGGAATCACCGGGCGTGAATAACGGATACTATCCTCAGCAGAAAACCTTTATGGGTGGTATTACGCTTACATTCTAACTATAAAAGATTAAATATATGAAAACCAAAATATTAAGTTCATTATTATTGGGAGTCCTGCTTGGTCTTACCGCCTGTAGCGACTATCTGGATATGACCCCGACCGATAAGATTTCGGATAAACTGACATGGAGTAAGGTTGAATATGCAGAACTGGCAGTAAACAATTTTTACCATGATATCAATTACTATGGTAATTTCAGTAGTGGACAGTGCAATGCTGGTATTACCGAGGGGCTTACGGATATATTTAAGTATGGAGCAATGACATTCAATGCCCATATGTATATTCCAAACGAAATAGCCTATGGAGGAAGTGTACTTACAACGACTTATGTTGCATATTATCTGGGAAACTGGGGCACGGCTTATGAAAAAGTACGCCGTATAAATGAAGGAATGTTCAATCTCAAAAAGTTTGGTACTATAGGAGAAGACGATTCCAGAAGACTGGAAGCCGAGATGCGTTTCTTCAGGGCACAAGCTTACTTCGATTTGGTAAAGCGTTACAAGCAAGTTATTATCTACGATGAAGATCTTTCAAAAATACAGAAAGATACCCCGGTTAGCACAGAAGCTCAAGGATGGGATTTTGTTCAGGCAGATCTTGAATTTGCAGGCCAATATCTCCCCGTAAGTAATGTTTCTAACGGACGTGTAACAAGTGGAGCGGCTTATGCTTTACTTTCCCGTGCAATGCTATATGCCGAAAGATGGCAGGCAGCAAAAGATGCGGCAGCAAAAGTTACCGGTTACGAATTGGAAACAAACTTTGCCGACGCCTTTAAGAATAACAGTAAAGAAGCCATATTGCAGTATTCATACGATAAGAGCGGTGTAACTCACAGCTTCGACAATCTGTTTGCCCCGGCGGGTGACGCTGGCAATAATATGACCGGAGGATATGGTACACCGACACAGGAAATGGTAGAATCATTCGAATTGAAAACCGGAGGATTTCCCGATTGGTCGAAATGGCATACAGCGGACGGTATAAGCGAGGAACCTCCTTATGAGGATCTTGAACCCCGTTTCCAGGCTACAGTCTTGTATAATGGCGCTGAATGGAAAGGACGTAAAGTAGAACCTTTTGTTGGCGGTATAGATGGTTGGTGTAACTGGAAAGATGATCCAGTACCCAATGGACGTACTACTACAGGTTATTACCTGCGTAAACTTGTAGATGAAAATCATGATTTCACTGTTCTTAGTTCCAGTACACAACCTTGGATTGCTATCCGTTATGCTGAAGTATTACTAAATAAGGCAGAGGCATGTTATCGTTTGAATGATAGCGAGGGGGCGAATAATGCTATCCGTGCTATCCGTACACGTGCAGGGCTACCTTACGTAAATAAAAGTGGTACCGACCTGATGGCTGCAATCCGTCAGGAGCGTAAAGTGGAACTGGCTTACGAAGGTCTTTACTATTGGGATATGAGACGTTGGAAACTGGCTGAGTCTGCATTTACAGGAAGTAGAGTGCATGGTTTGAAGATCGAAAAAAATGCAAACGAAACTTTTAAATATACCTATGTAGACTGTGATAAGCAAAACCGAAACTTCCCTGCTAAGATGTATCAGATCCCTTTACCGGTGAACGAACTGAACAATAATAGCGCAATACAACAATATGCAGAGTGGAGATAAATATTAAATAGAAGATGATTATGAAAAATAATTTATTATATATTATAGCTATATCTCTGGTGGTTCTATCAGGATGCCAGAGTCCTGACGACATTATACCGCCGGCAGATAATCAGGGGCTCACTCGCTTGACTGTCAAATTTACTACTGGTGAATATGCAGAGGTAGAGGCCGCATCATATACCATCAGCGACCCTAATGCTGATACTTATGTAATTCCTGTTCCTTGGTTCTATCCTGCAGATAGTTACAACGAAACTACTCCATACATGTCTGCGATGAAGGTAGAAGCTAATCTGGATAATAATTTCACGATTGCTCCGGGCCTGAGTGTTCTGGATCTGACAAAAGACAATCATTTCACATTAACAGATTCTTATGGAAATAAACGGTCGATAACAATCAGAGGTGAAAGGGTAAAATCCAGCGCTTGCAATATTATAACATTCTCACTGAAAGATAAAGATGTTACCGGTATAATAGACGATGCTGCAGGGACTATATCCCTGATAAGTATAGACGATCTGTCGAATAGTTTGGCTGACTATGAATTATCTCCGCATGCACTCTCTATTTCACCGGATCCTGCAGTTACTCCTTTAGACTTCAATAACAATGTAGAATTGACCATAACAGCACATAATGGTACATCTACAAAGAAATATACAGTGAAGAAAGAAATACCTAGTAAGATTGGAGCCGGATACCGCAAGGGTAGTGAAGAAAATGTATATGAGCTTAACCTGAGTGCGTATGGTTTCTCTATGACCAAATCAAGTAATCCGTCATTAGCCGTACTTGGCAGTTATTTAGTTTTAAACTTAGGTGATGGAACTACTCCTGTATATATCAACAGGGCTACAGGAGCTAAACTTGGCTCTATCAACATCGGTTCGGCCAATGCCGGAGGTAGCATTACAGGTGATATCTACGGTAATATGTTGATTGCAAACAATGCTGCTGCCGGAGGTACATTAAATGTCTACAAAACCAAGTCGGTAACAGCTGCTCCTACATTATTCTTCTCCATGTCTAATACTACAGGTTTCACTATCGGATCTAAAATGGCGGTACAAGGAAATCTTGATGGGGATGCTATTATTGTAGCTACATGTGAAAACTCCAGCAGCTTCGTTCGCTGGATTGTAAGCGGAGGTGTAGCTGGTACTCCACAGGTGATTTCCGTGTCTGGTATAGGTACATGGGGTGGAGCTGATAATGCGCCGCGTTTCACATATGCTTCTACTAATCTGGCCGATGGCTATTACATAGGTCACTATGCCGGTGGAGGCGGAAATGTATACTATGTAGATGGAACAGCAAATACTGTGGTCAGGCAACTGGCGGGAACAGGGGACTGGGCCAGAGGTATAGGTATGTTTGATATAAAAGTATTCAATAATACCCGTTACATGATGACCTATAATATGGGATTCTTCCCTCAATGGGCTTTGGGTGGTCAGATATATATGTATGATGTAACTAATCCGGCTCTGGTTACGGGATCTGTTACAGACAGTCCTGCATTGACTTTCAAACAGGAAAGTATAACTGCTTACAATAATGGAGCAACTCCGTTAGAGCCTCGTACTGCTGATATTTTATTGTACCCTTCTGCTGATGGATTTATGATGCATATGTACTATATAGACAATGCATCCAGTGTGTTGGGCTGCTATAAATTTGATTGTATAGATAAATAATAAAAAACCTTAACAGACCGGTATTCATATAATGGGTGCCGGTCTGATAATAGTAATTGAAATATGAGAATCGTACAGAATACTTTCATAACAATATTCCTTTTTTCCATATTTTTATCATGTAGTGCCTGTAGTAGTGAATCTAAGGAAACAGGATGGGAGTGGGAAGAGGAAGAAGAGGTACCTGCCGGATTTGAGCTGAAGAAAGGAGTGAATATTGCTTCATGGATATCTACGCCTAAATTTAGTGGGGAAGAACGCGTTGCATTTTTTACAAATGAAAATGTAAAGCAATTGAAGGAACTGGGCTTTGACCATATACGTCTTCCTATAGATGAGACTGTACTGTGGACCGAGAACGGAGAAAAAATACGACCTTATGCTTTCGATCTTTTGCATAATGCTATCGGCTGGTGCCAGAGCAATGGCCTGAAAATAATTGTGGATATGCACATCACGCGTAATCACCGTTTTACGAATACGGAAAACGATTTGTTCACGAAGCCGGAGGAACCTGCAAAGTTTGTTCGCTTATGGGAAGATCTTTCTTCAGAGCTTTCAAAATACTCGAACGACTTACTGGCCTATGAGATACTGAACGAGCCTGTTTCTGAAAACCCTGAAAACTGGAACAGTGTGTTGAATCTGGTAATACCTGCCATACAGGCAAAAGAACCGGAAAGGACTCTTATTGTAGGAGTTTGTACAAGCAATTTTGCTGTGATGTATAATAGTCTGAAATTACCTGCAACTAAAAATATTATGATGACGTATCACGTCTATGCCCCTTACCTACTTACTGCCTACGGACAGAATGATACTACAGGTGGCCGGACGGATATTCCAATTTCATATCCGGGGCAACTGGTGCCTGATGGATATATTTCTCAATTGCCTGAAAAATGGCAATCTACCGGTAAACAGGTATTCAATAAGGAAGCTTTGCGTCCGTTTGTAAAAGAAGGTATCGACAGGGCTAAACAACTGAGCGTTCCTGTATTTGTCGGAGAATTCGGCACACTATACACTGTGCCTGAGCAAAGCCGGGCTAACTGGTATCGGGATATTGTTTCTTTACTCGGTGAGTACGGAATAGGATATACCTCATGGGATTACAAAGGAGCAGGTTATAGCATTGTAGATGAAAATAATACAGTTGCTTATCCTGAAATTGTAAAAATACTTACCGGAAAGTAGCTCTGCTTTGGCTTTTAATTAAATAACTAATTAACGGAATTTTAATCATTACCTGTATTGTAATATGAAAACTGTACGAATTATAACCCTGCTATTTACTCTCATCGGCTTTTCTCTATTTGCAAATGCCTGCAGCGACAACCCTAAGGAACCGGGTTGGGAATGGGGTGGCGAAGAAGAACCCGGTGGTGAGACTACTGCAAAACCACGTTATCTGTGGATAGATGCGGCAGCTAACTTCCCCGACTATGCCAATAGTAAAGAAAATATAAAGCGAGATCTTACTTTGGCTAAAAATACCGGTTTCACTGATATTGTAGTAGATGTACGCCCGACAATGGGAGATGTATTATTCAATACAAGTGCTGTAGAACAGGTCAGAAAACTGGATTACTGGTCAAGCACAGGTTACCAGTTTTACGAACGTACAGCTACCTGGGATTATCTTCAGGCTTTTATAGATATGGGGCATGAACTGGATCTGAAGATACATGCGGCTATTAATACATTTACAGCCGGCAATGATTATCCTTATGGCTTGGGACATCAGGGGATGTTATTCCGTGACGATACTAAAAAGAACTGGGCTACATCGGTCAATACGGCTACGGGTATTACCAATGTAATGGATTTGGGTAGTGATACGTATGGAACGAAATTTCTGAACCCTGTAAATCAGGATGTGCAGAATTATCTGCTTACTATACTTGGCGATCTGGCGAAATATAATGTAGATGGTATTTTTCTCGACCGCTGTCGTTTCGATGATATTGCAAGTGATTTCTCGGATTATACACGCGAGAAGTTTGAAGCATACATCGGTTCGAAGGTATCTAAATTTCCTGACGATATCATGGCTCCGGGAGCCGGAGTAACTCCTATACCATCTCCACTCCCTACCCATTATAAGAAATGGCTTGAATTCAGGGCTAAAACAATACATGATTTTGTCGTGAAAGCCCGCGAGAAAGTGAAATCACAGAATCAGAATATACAGTTCGGCGTGTATGTGGGAGCGTGGTATTCGTCTTATTACGGAGTTGGTGTAAACTGGGCTAGTCCTAAATATAACACCGCTGCTGCATATCCTGCATGGGCCAGCCAGAATTATAAGGATTATGGGTATGCCGACCATCTCGATTTTATGCTACTGGGCGCATATGCTTCGGCTAATAGAGTATATGGAAGCGGAGAATGGTCTGTGGAAGGATTTTGTAAGCAAGCAAAGAACTTGCTGCTCGACGATGTAAAATATGCGGGAGGGCCTGATGTTGGTAACTGGGATGTACCTGCAGGAACGAATGTGAATACTGCTGTAACCAATACGGTTGATGCAGCAATAAACGCAGGAAACGGATATTTTCTGTTCGATATTATTCACCTGAAGATGTATAATTACTGGCCGGATGTAAAGAAAGGTATCGATAAATATCTGGAATCGGTAGATAAAAAATAAAAAAAATGCGAAATTCAATATTCAGTGTGCTGTTTGTCTTATTATTAACCGCTTATTGCAATAACCTCAACGGGCAATGTGTAATCAGAGGTAAAGTGGCATGTGACGGCAAAGGAGTGAAAGGTGTTGTAGTTACGGATGGCGTCCATTGTGTACAGACCAATGACAATGGAGAATATACTATTCCATCCTTAAAATCTTCCCGTTTTGTATATATATCCACTCCGGCAGGATACATAACTAAATGCAAGGATAAGACGATACCTCAGTTCTATAAGATAATAGAGAATGGCGTCGACGCATATGATTTTGAAATATACAAGAATCCGAAAGACGACAAGAATCATGTATTCATTGCACAGGCTGATGTACAGCTGGTTGATGGAGATAATCTGAGAAGTTACACTAAAATATTGCAAGATTGTAAAACGTTAATTAAAAAGTATGATGACAGAGATATTTTTGCTGTCGATTGTGGGGATATAGTAGGCGATACGCCGTCACTTTATCCGGGTTATATAGAAGCTTCTTCCGTATTGAATTTCCCTGTTTACAGGGCTATCGGCAACCACGATATGGATTATTTTGGCCGTAGCCACGAAACATCATACAAAACGTTCGAAAGCTACTTTGGCCCCGTTTATTATTCATTCAATAAGGGGAATGCCCATTATATCATCATTGATAATGCATTCTTTATCGGACGTGATTATTTCTATATGGGATATATAGATGAAAGGACGTATGCATGGCTCGAACAGGATTTGGCGTATGTGAAAAAAGATTCACCTGTTTTCATTGTCATGCATATTCCTTCGCGTCTCGATGAGAAACAAAAGCCTTTTGAATATAAAAGCAATGGCATCGCCGACCAGACGATAAACACGGCTGCGTTATATGAAATGCTGAGGCCTTATAATGCTCATATCATATCGGGGCATATGCACTACAATCATAATATTGTCCATAATTCAAGACTAATGGAACACAATACAGGCGCAGTGTGCGGAACATGGTGGCGAGGCGATATCTGCCTCGATGGTACCCCGCAGGGTTATGGCGTGTATGAGGTGACTGGCAATGATGTGAAATGGTATTTCAAGAGTTCCGGTTTTTCTGAAAAGCATCAGTTCAGAGCATACCCGCCAGGGCGTTCATCCGAATATCCTCAGGATGTGGTAGTAAATGTTTGGAATTGGGATAAAGAATGGAAAGTGGAATGGCTCGAAAATGATGAGATACAAGGAGAAATGACTCATTTTAGAGGGTTTGACCCTGATGCTGAAATCCTTTGCTCCGACAAAGAAAAGATAAAATATGACTGGATATCGGTGATTGAGACACAACATTTATTTCGTGCCTCACCAAAGAACCCGACGGCAAAAATCAGTATAAAAGTGACAGACCGGTTTGGAAATATATATCTGGAAGATATTAAACAATAAAATAACAGAAGATGGACAGACGAAAGTTTTTACAGCTCTGCGGATTAACCTCTGCCTCTCTGCTGGCAGGCAATAATACGTTTGCCGGAGAGATAAGGCGCAATCCTAATATTAAGCCTATCATGGGCTCATGGTTCGAATTCAAGCATCACAACGATAGTGAAGGCAAGTATTGGAATCCTGCCCTGACTAAGTTTACCGAGGCACAGTGGCGGGCAAAGATAAAGGAAATCAGCGAAACGGGTATGCAATACCTGGTACTGATGTCGGTTGCAGAAAACGGAAAAACATTTTATCCATCCACCCTTCAATCAAGATACGATTACGAATGTGCCGATCCGTTAGAAGCCGTTCTCTCGGCTGCGGATGAATATGGTATCAAGTTTTTTGTGAGCAACGATTTCTGGTCAGATTATCGCAATGTGGATAAAATGATGACCGACAAGGACATTTCCATCCTTCGCGAAAAAGGGATGGAAGAAGTGGCGGAGAAATATTCGCATCACAAAAGTTTTTATGGTTGGTACTATCCTAATGAGACGGGACTATATAATACAATAGACGAAACCACCATCAATTATGTCAACAAGTGTAGTAAGAAAGCGCGCGAACTAACTCCCGGCTGCGTAAACCTGATTGCACCCTATGGAACAAAATCTATTCGTCTCGATGATAAATATGTTCGTCAACTGGAACGTCTCGATATAGATATTATGGCCTATCAGGATGAAATAGGAGTGAAGAAGACCAAAGCCGGCACAGCAGGCAAATATTATGAAGCCTTGTACAAAGTGCATGCCAAAGCCGGTCGGGCTCGTCTGTGGGCTGATCTTGAAGTATTCGAATTCGAAGGAGAAGTTTATGACAGTGCTTTGATTCCTGCCCGATTCAATAGAATTCTTACACAGCTTGAAGATATTTCACCCTTTGTAGAAAACATACTGATATACCAGTACATGGGTCTGATGAGCAAGCCTGGCTCGGTTGCTCCTGCCGGACACAAGGATGCGGAAAGACTTTATAAGGAATATATGGATTGGCTGAAAGTACAACAGGGTTTAACCATAAAATAAACAGATACGACATGAAGAAACTATTTATAATATCATGCCTGCTCTTTATTTGTGCTTATATACAGGCCCAATGGACAAATATACAGATAGAGCCCGGTATGTCGCCAAAGAATGATATCATATCCATCTGTTTTGACAAACAGGGGACTATGTGGGTTGCTACTTCATACGGAGTATATAAAGAAGAGAACGGACAATGGAAACCTCAAGGAGTTGAGGATATTTACGCGCAGACGCTTTATATCGGCAGAGACGAAACTGTATGGGCCGGAGTATGGGGTGGAGGAGTTTTCAGAAATAAGCAAGGTGAAACATGGGAGAATGTAAAAGAAGCATCAGTTTCCATATCTACGAATGCTATTGTAGAAACGGGTAAGGATCACTTGTGGATTGGAACATGGGACAAAGGTTTGCTTATGTACGACGGCAAAAAATGGATAAATTATAAGGCTGTAGAAGTTCCGATAGGGGATAACAGTATATTATCCTTAGCAGCTGATGACAATAAAATATGGATTGGAACATATCATGGCCTCTCCTCATTCGATGGAAAGAACTGGAAATTGTACAATAGAGACAACAGCCCTCTTCCCGACAATGATATTTATTCGCTCCATGCTGGCAAAAACGGATTATGGATAGGTACATGCAATGGTTTGGCCTTTCTGCAAAAAGGAAATTGGACTGCATATCCTAAAGGTAAAAACGGCATATCTGGAGATGTTATCCTATCTGTAAAGGAAGATATAAAAGGAAATGTATGGGTAGGTACAAACAAAGGTCTGACCGTATTTAACGATACTAAATGGAAAACCTATACAATGGAGAATAGTAATTTATTAGAAAACCGTATTCAGACTATAACCATTCACGATAATAAAATATACATAGGTACAAGCTTAGGTATCTCGATGCTTAATCTGTCGGAATTTGCATATTGATAGACATTTACTTAATGTGTTTAATTCAAATTTGTGACTCTTTCTATAAGAGGCATTCCCCTAACTTATTTGTAAATGAAAGAAATATAGAAAAATGAGATTGAAAAAATACACTTATCTGACAGCATTATTATTCCTGATTGCATCCTTTTCTTTTGCACAGAAGAATGAATATAATATTATCCCTGCACCATTGAATCTGAAGCCGTCTAAAGGAATTTTTATATTTAATGAGGCAACTTCTTTACAGCTAGGTAAAGGAGTAAGTCCGGAAGTGGAGAATGCTTTCTTCATACTGAAAGATCGCTTGAATACCGCAGCAGGATTAATGATTACGGCAAATAATACTGCTCGGAGCAAAAATGTTATCATTTGCAGGCAGAACAACTCTTTAGAGAAAAAAGAATCTTACATACTGAATATCACTCCCGCCAAGATTGAAATTGAAGCCCGTGAGCCGGCAGGATTTTTTTATGCCGCCCAAACTTTAAGGCAATTGCTGCCCGTGACTATCGAAAGCAAAGATCTGGTTTCGAATATAAAATGGTCAGTTCCTTGTTGCAGGATAGAAGATTCACCTGTGTTTTCCTACAGAGGACTACATCTGGATGTTTGCCGCAATTTCGCATCACTCGATGAAGTGAAGACGTATATCGACCAGATAGCACTGTTGAAATTGAATATATTTCATTGGCATCTTACCGACGATCAGGGTTGGAGGATCGAGATCAGGAAATACCCGAAGCTGACCGAAATGGGAGCTTTCCGCGATCGTACGATGAAAGGTCATCACAACGATTATCCCCGCCAATGGGATAATACCCGCACAGGTGGATATTATACTCAGGAGGAGATTAAAGAGGTTATCGCTTATGCCGCAGAACGTTTTGTTACCATTATTCCTGAGATAGAAATGCCCGGCCATGCCACAGCGGCTCTGGCTTCCTATCCCGAATATTCATGTTCGGGAGGCCCCTTCGAAGTAGAAGGACGCTGGGGCGTATTTAACGATGTTTTTTGCACAAGGGAAGAAACCTTCGATTTTCTCGAAGATGTATTGGATGAGGTTGCCGGTCTTTTCCCAAGTGAATATATTCATATAGGAGGCGATGAGTGCCCTAAAGTACGATGGAAAAGATGCCATGCTTGTCAGGAGCGGATGAAAGAGGAAGGCTTAAAAGATGAGCATGAACTGCAATCGTATTTTGTAAGACGGATGGAAAAATACCTTAAAGGAAAAGGTAAAAAGATTATAGGCTGGGACGAAATACTCGAAGGTGGACTTGCGCCTGATGCCACTGTTATGTCGTGGCGGGGAATTGCGGGCGGAATCGCTGCTGCCCGTCAGGGGAATGATGTAATAATGACTCCCTCCGAAGCCATGTATTTCGATTTCTATCAGTCCCGGTTGCCGTCACAACCACTTGCAATAGGGGGCTATGTCCCCTTGGAAAAAGTATATGCATACAAAGCTATGCCGGACGAACTCACAGAAGATCAGTACAAACATATTCTAGGCATACAGGCCAATGTATGGACAGAGTACATGCCTACCCGCGCTCAACGAGAGTATATGATATTTCCGCGCGTGGCAGCACTTGCAGAAGTGGCATGGTTGCCCGAAGCTAAAAAGAATTATAAGCGTTTTTCTTCGGATATCCCCTCTTTGATGCAACGATACAGTTATATGGGGTTGAATTATTCCGATGCGTTTTATAGTATTATAGGCAATACTGTACCTGATAAAGAAACCGGATTGAAACTGGAGCTGAGTACCAGTGCACCCGGTATGCAAATCCGCTATACGGTCGACGGAACAGAGCCTACAATCGAAAGTCCTTTATATACGGGAGGAATTCCTGTTTCGGATAAGGAGATAGTCGTAAAGGCTATTTCGCTGAAGGATGGTAAGATTATGTCACCTCCTTACAATCAGACTTTTATTGTAAACAAGGCTGCAGGCCAACAAATAATATTCGAAGATGCGCAAGGAAATATTTCCGGACAAAATGGAGGCGGGAATCTTACCGATTGCATTATGGGTAAATTTCCTTTAGGACGATTCGATTGGTTCAGCTATGCAGGAAGCGATGCTACGGTAACAATTGTATTTGATAAACCTAAAACGATAAGCGAATTGATATTCAGTTCGGCAAATCAGAATAATGTATATGTGTATTCGCCTCGAAATATTGAATTCTTCATCTCAGAAGACGGAGGCACATTTCGTAGTATAGGAAATGTAAAGCATGAGCAGATGGCAGCCGCTGACGGAAAAGCCGAGGTCACTACATCACCGCTGACGGTAAAGAAAGTGAAAATGGCGATAAGTATGTATGGGGTAGTTCCCAAAGATAAGATTGGTGCGGGCAATCCCTCAGCTCTCTTTGTGGATGAAATCATTGTGAGATAATAAATTGATATATCTATGAAAATGAAAATAGGAATTCTGGCTGTCTTTATATGGGTCTCATTGGCTATTAGTGCTAAGGTGACTTTACCTGCAATTTTTACCGATCATATGGTGTTGCAGCAACAGGCAGTAAATAAAATATGGGGGAAAGCTGAGTCTAACAGATCGATTGAATTATTAACCTCATGGGATAATAAAACGTATACCGTGAAGAGTAATACTCAGGGGTATTTCCAATTCGAGATAACTACTCCTTCCGCCGGAGGCCCTTATACGCTGACAGTCTCGGATGGCGAACCTCTGATAATAAATGATATACTGATCGGCGAAGTCTGGTTCTGTTCGGGGCAGTCGAATATGGAAATGCCTGTAAAAGGGTATCGCGGGCAGCCAGTTGTCGGCTCGCATCCTTATATTGTGTCAGCCGACGAAAAGCGTCCTTTACGCTTATTCACAGTAAAGAATGCATGGAGCAAGGAACCGAAAGACGATGTAGAAGGGCATTGGAGCCTGAGTTCATCGAAAGAGGTAGCCGACTTTAGTGCAGCAGCTTATTTTTTTGGCAATCTGCTACAGGAAAAACTCGGCGTTCCCGTGGGGTTGATAAACTGTTCGTGGAGCGCATCGAAGATAGAGGCATGGATGAGCCGTGAAACACTGAAAAATATTCCTGAAGTAGATTTATCTGTCCTTAAAAATACAGAATTCGGCTATCCCAATGGTACACCTACATTGCTGCACAATGGGATGGTAAAACCACTCGAGGGTATTGCCGTAAAAGGTATATTGTGGTATCAGGGCGAAGCTAATAGTAACGATCCGGCTTTATACAAAAAACTCTTTCCGGCTTTAGTCAGTCAGTGGCGTAGCTTTTTCCGTTCGCCTGATATGCCATTTTATTATGTGCAGATTGCTCCGTGGCAATCGGGTAATAAGGATGAATTGGATTGGGCTTTGTTCCGCGAATGCCAACTGCAATTGATGTCGGAAGTTCCCAATGTCGGTATGGCGATAAC
Protein-coding sequences here:
- a CDS encoding two-component regulator propeller domain-containing protein, with translation MKKLFIISCLLFICAYIQAQWTNIQIEPGMSPKNDIISICFDKQGTMWVATSYGVYKEENGQWKPQGVEDIYAQTLYIGRDETVWAGVWGGGVFRNKQGETWENVKEASVSISTNAIVETGKDHLWIGTWDKGLLMYDGKKWINYKAVEVPIGDNSILSLAADDNKIWIGTYHGLSSFDGKNWKLYNRDNSPLPDNDIYSLHAGKNGLWIGTCNGLAFLQKGNWTAYPKGKNGISGDVILSVKEDIKGNVWVGTNKGLTVFNDTKWKTYTMENSNLLENRIQTITIHDNKIYIGTSLGISMLNLSEFAY
- a CDS encoding sialate O-acetylesterase yields the protein MKMKIGILAVFIWVSLAISAKVTLPAIFTDHMVLQQQAVNKIWGKAESNRSIELLTSWDNKTYTVKSNTQGYFQFEITTPSAGGPYTLTVSDGEPLIINDILIGEVWFCSGQSNMEMPVKGYRGQPVVGSHPYIVSADEKRPLRLFTVKNAWSKEPKDDVEGHWSLSSSKEVADFSAAAYFFGNLLQEKLGVPVGLINCSWSASKIEAWMSRETLKNIPEVDLSVLKNTEFGYPNGTPTLLHNGMVKPLEGIAVKGILWYQGEANSNDPALYKKLFPALVSQWRSFFRSPDMPFYYVQIAPWQSGNKDELDWALFRECQLQLMSEVPNVGMAITTDAGSEKFIHPPHKIKVGERLAYWALAKTYGIEGITYSGPIYKSYKLDGNVAELTFDYGSDGLNPEKEQLEGFEIAGSNGVFIPAKAEIIEGSDRVKVWSESVDKPVEIRYCFRNYKMGNLTNNAGLPASPFRVIIK
- a CDS encoding family 20 glycosylhydrolase, translated to MRLKKYTYLTALLFLIASFSFAQKNEYNIIPAPLNLKPSKGIFIFNEATSLQLGKGVSPEVENAFFILKDRLNTAAGLMITANNTARSKNVIICRQNNSLEKKESYILNITPAKIEIEAREPAGFFYAAQTLRQLLPVTIESKDLVSNIKWSVPCCRIEDSPVFSYRGLHLDVCRNFASLDEVKTYIDQIALLKLNIFHWHLTDDQGWRIEIRKYPKLTEMGAFRDRTMKGHHNDYPRQWDNTRTGGYYTQEEIKEVIAYAAERFVTIIPEIEMPGHATAALASYPEYSCSGGPFEVEGRWGVFNDVFCTREETFDFLEDVLDEVAGLFPSEYIHIGGDECPKVRWKRCHACQERMKEEGLKDEHELQSYFVRRMEKYLKGKGKKIIGWDEILEGGLAPDATVMSWRGIAGGIAAARQGNDVIMTPSEAMYFDFYQSRLPSQPLAIGGYVPLEKVYAYKAMPDELTEDQYKHILGIQANVWTEYMPTRAQREYMIFPRVAALAEVAWLPEAKKNYKRFSSDIPSLMQRYSYMGLNYSDAFYSIIGNTVPDKETGLKLELSTSAPGMQIRYTVDGTEPTIESPLYTGGIPVSDKEIVVKAISLKDGKIMSPPYNQTFIVNKAAGQQIIFEDAQGNISGQNGGGNLTDCIMGKFPLGRFDWFSYAGSDATVTIVFDKPKTISELIFSSANQNNVYVYSPRNIEFFISEDGGTFRSIGNVKHEQMAAADGKAEVTTSPLTVKKVKMAISMYGVVPKDKIGAGNPSALFVDEIIVR
- a CDS encoding DUF4434 domain-containing protein; translation: MDRRKFLQLCGLTSASLLAGNNTFAGEIRRNPNIKPIMGSWFEFKHHNDSEGKYWNPALTKFTEAQWRAKIKEISETGMQYLVLMSVAENGKTFYPSTLQSRYDYECADPLEAVLSAADEYGIKFFVSNDFWSDYRNVDKMMTDKDISILREKGMEEVAEKYSHHKSFYGWYYPNETGLYNTIDETTINYVNKCSKKARELTPGCVNLIAPYGTKSIRLDDKYVRQLERLDIDIMAYQDEIGVKKTKAGTAGKYYEALYKVHAKAGRARLWADLEVFEFEGEVYDSALIPARFNRILTQLEDISPFVENILIYQYMGLMSKPGSVAPAGHKDAERLYKEYMDWLKVQQGLTIK